In a single window of the Microbacterium sp. SL75 genome:
- the rplR gene encoding 50S ribosomal protein L18: MAVKTKSVARSRRHLRLRKKIVGTELRPRLVVTRSARHVFVQVVDDSKGHTVASASTLETDLRGFDGDKTAKARKVGELVAERAKAAGVSDVVFDRGGNRYAGRVAAIADGAREGGLNL, encoded by the coding sequence ATGGCTGTCAAGACAAAGTCCGTCGCCCGCTCGCGTCGCCACCTGCGTCTTCGCAAGAAGATCGTCGGTACCGAGCTGCGCCCCCGCCTCGTGGTGACGCGTTCCGCCCGCCACGTCTTCGTCCAGGTCGTGGACGACAGCAAGGGCCACACCGTGGCCTCCGCCTCCACCCTCGAGACCGACCTGCGCGGCTTCGACGGTGACAAGACCGCCAAGGCCCGCAAGGTCGGCGAGCTCGTCGCCGAGCGTGCCAAGGCCGCTGGCGTGTCCGACGTCGTGTTCGACCGCGGCGGTAACCGTTACGCCGGTCGTGTCGCCGCGATCGCCGACGGAGCTCGCGAAGGAGGGCTGAACCTGTGA